The window ttcaTGTCAGAACAAATCTGTCACACAAACCCAAACATATTCTTATTAagagcagtaaaaaaaaagtgttttggctAAGCATCCAGAAGCAGTTTCTTCTTGTCAAATAGGAATAAGGAGTTGTCATTAAATTCAACATACTTTGTCTTATCCTGTTCTAATCCTATTGTGTCTGTAAATAATATGATATTATAGATTCACTATTTGAGCAGGTTGCCAGTCTTCCCTTTCCAGAAATGAATTGAAAGTAAGGCACAGCTAGTGGTTGGAAATGGTACTGCACCCCAACCAAGTACAGCGACAAAGAAAACTTGAAGCTGAAGTTGAATGACCTCAATTCAGGATAAACATTTACAAAAGGTTTCTATTTCACAATTGCTTTTGTCTGACCCAGTTAGAATGGAATTTACCTTTTACTTTATCTTATAATTTTATAACTCATTATCATCTTTCCATCCGGGTGTCTGGTGTTGAACACCTTGACCTGTGAAGAAGGGCCTGGGAGGTTAAGAAGCTGAAGTAAACAACCTAAATAACGATGGACTGGAGGAGGCGGAAGCAGGTGATGACATCTCTGGGGATGGGAGGCTTGATCTGGTTGCCGTCCAGGCGAAGGTAGCGCAGCCGAGGAACACTGTCGTTGACGTAGTCCTCCAGCACCTCAGCCGACACCGGGCAGATTTCAGACCCGTTGACACCTGGAGGTGGTAAAGAACACTTTAGTGACTTCCTGGTTCAGTCTACCTGTGTTAGTATCTGACTCCAGCAGATTCTGCCATGTACAGTAGGAATTTTATTAGTTCATTGAATGTAAATTCATTGAATGTAAATTACTTGAACTGCAGCAATGTTGTACTACACAGAGGCTTTCTGAAACAAGCATAGCAAATGAAGCCTGACAAACATACTTCAGTACATACTACAAacccatatacagtacacactacaACCCCTGTACATAGTACACAGTCCTGACATACATACTCTTAATCCTGTTGTGGTCCAGGTGCAGGTGTTCCAGACCTGACGGGATGAGAGGCACCTCAGTCAGCTGGTTGTGTGAAAGCTGCAGGTCCAGCATGCTGGAGATGTTGAAGACGTTCTTTGGAAGGCCGCTGTTGCCCAGCTTGTTGCGGTTCAGCCTGAGGAACGCCACCTTGGGCAGCCCCTTGAAGTACTCTGCGGGGATCTTCTCGATGTTGTTCCCATCCAGGAAGATCTGAGCGGTGCTGGGGGGCAGGCCGGGCGGCATGCTGCTCAGCTGGTTCTTGGCCAGGTTGATCTGGACCAGGCTGCTCAGTCCCTTCAGGCTCACCTCTGTCACGGCGTCGTCCTGGAGCTTGTTCCCCTGCAGGTCCAGCAGGGTGAGGCGGCTCATGCCGGAGAACACGCCAGCGGGGATCTTGGAGATGCGGTTCCTGGAGAGGCGGAGCTGCTCCAGGTTGGAGGGTAGGCCAGACGGCACCGAGGCCAGAAGGTTGTCGTCCATGAAGAGGTGCACTAGGCGGGGCATGTCTGCCAACACGCCCTCCTCCACGCCCTTGCTGGTCAGCTTGTTGCGGTTGAGGTTGAGCCAGCGGAGCTGGGTGGCATTGCGCAGCGCGTCCTTGGAGATCACGTCTATCAGGTTGTTCTGGAGATAAAGGTACCAGGTGTGTGGAGGGATGTTGGGGATGTGCTTCAGGCCCTTGTTGTCGCAGTAGACTGCATTTGGGAAGTTAGGAGGGCAGCGACATTCGCTGGGGCAACCCTGCAGCTGGGTCAGGACCTCCTCATAGGTCATGTCCTGGCCCAGAGCTGGACCAACCAGGAGAAGGGAGGTGAGAAGGGTCAGAAGAAACGTCATCTTGCCACTTAATCTGCAACGGAGACAAGAAACAGATGTTgagaacagtcacacacacataaacacacacaactaaaaTCCTAATCTTAGAGCGCTCCCGGCCGGGCTTGGCAGGTGAGCACATAAACCCGATGTAGGAAAGCTTTTGTCAAACACGTATCCACGCACAGGAAGGGTAATCACCGAGAGTAGACATTTCTGCAGACAATGCAGGTGACTTCAGTTTGTTCCAGATGCACCagaaactcccagaaaaaaaagaatcaaaGCCGATAACCACCGGCGGGATTAAGGACTCTAAACAGTCACAGTTTCTTTACTCCACATTTAGATCAACGTCTGTCCCAGACACTAATGTGTAAAAacctatcagaatcagaattgtgtttaatcgccaagtaagtggtcacaaacaagtaatttactttggtgggcaggtgcatacagtaaacaaaatggtaaaatgtaacaaaatgtacaacaaaatacttggttagggttagggtcttagGTCTTAACAAAAGTAGGTGGGCAGGAAAGTGTTAGCCTTATCGTTGGATTTATTTAGAGTCATTAATGTCCTCGGATTAGCAGAGTCTAACCCAATTTAGCATAAATCGTGTTTGATGATGAGGTCATTAGCATTAAAGATGGGCAATTATTCCCAAAACCTTTCCTGTCCTTCCTGTGGTGTTCTTGAGGTAGGTTTTTTCTAGGTCAACTGTTGATAGATGTGTCAGTTTAAGGACTACTCTGGGCCAGGTCACCTTTAATCCCTTTAGTCATGGATGGGGGCTAATCTGTCAAATGCACGACTGACAGCATGTGGTCAGTCTCTGGTTCACATGGTCAACCATGAGTGCCGGCCATGAATCAAACCTCTTTTTGTCACCCTTGTAAATTAAGCACATGACCAGGTAATGAAATCCAGCCATGTACACTCTACCACCCTGCCCCTAACTCTACCACCCTGCCCCTAACTCTACCACCCTGCCCCAAACTCTACCACCCTGCCCCAAACTCTACCACCCTGCCCCTAACTCTACCACCCTGCCCCAAACTCTACCACCCTGCCCCTAACTCTACCACCCTGCCCCAAACTCTACCACCCTGCCCCAAACTCTACCACCCTGCCCCAAACTCTACCACCATGTCCCTAACTCTACCACCCTGCCCCTAACTCTACCACCCTGCCCCAAACTCTACCACCCTGCCCCTAACTCTACCACCCTGCCCCTAACTCTACCACCCTGCCCCTAACTCTACCACCCTGCCCCTAACTCTACCACCCTGCCCCTAACTCTACCACCCTGCCCCAAACTCTACCACCCTGCCCCAAACTCTACCACCATGTCCCTAACTCTACCACTGCCACCCTGCCCCTAACTCTACCACCCTGCCCCAAACTCTACCACCCTGCCCCAAACTCTACCACCCTGCCCCAAACtctaccacctcctctcatcctcctgctcttcaGTTGTCACAGCTGTTGCTGGTTAACATTCTTGCGAGACATGTTTTTGTCTGGAACTGATTTGCATGCCTGGCTGTTCCAGACTGGGCTCACTTCAAAGACAAGACTACACCACCTGGTTCTGGTGCTGTGGGGCTGAAGCATCCCATCTCACTGGAGGTGAGTTACTGAAACCATCCATACATTGGAGGTGAGAGTCAGGTCAACACAATCGCCTTTGCTTGGAATCCAGAATTCGGAGTCCCAAGTTTCCCCTGAAAATCTACTCAAACATATTCTGCATGAGCCTTATGGCCTTGATGCGGCCAAGTGCATCCAAACGTAGAAGCGATGGCTGGGTATTTCTATATTGCTTGATTCTGTGGTTTACAACATGCCTTGAAGCTAAACTAAGAGTTTATGCAGATGATCTGGATACTCCTGTATGAACAAAGATATCGATGCTAAATCCAGATCTACCAACGTACACAGCAGCACCTTGTACATGTATAACTCCCTCTTGCTTATAGTTCTAGTTTCACAAAACGTAAAAGGCTGAATGCTGGCAACCCCACACCTACCTGAGATTCAAGGCAACTTGTCGTGTCGTCGTCCTGGAGTCCTGTCTCTACCCTGCTCCTCCGACCCTCATCACCCTGTATTTGTACCATCGGCTCCTTTCATTTAGCGGGCAGGAACCCTTCATTGACAGCCAcctctcagccaatcacaagCTCTGGAGATCAGAGGTCATGATCTTGGGATGCTATGCTCGCTAATCTGTTGTCCAAGTTGGTGACCACAGACAGTAGACTTGACCTATATACAACCAGGTTAATGCTCCAGGTTAGGGTTAATGCTCTCAGCTGTCCCTATGCTtactcacacactccccccccccctcccactcccagcCTTGGCTCCTGTTTTGTTTCAATGCATGTCTCCTGTGCCCTAAGCACATTGTCTGATGTGATTAATCTCTTTAAGACAAACCAGCCCTCATTTTGTGCTCCACTTACATGTGGTTCTAATCACACTGGTTTGGCGCTTAAACATGGCAGTGTTTTGAAATGGGGGTGATCTGGTAAATGTGGTTGAGCTGACTGGTTCAGCTCACCAAGCCTGGCGGACTTGGCTCTCGAAGGCTGGGAGAGGAAACCTTTATTCATCTCGTCCTTTCTGACAACAGCTCAAACTAAACAGTTGAAACTAAATGACTCAGTATATAGTGAATCCATTTAAGATTATGAAATCAGTTCAACAAGTTCTTCAATCATTCTTAAAATCTATTTGACGGTTTGTCCTATTCCAAAGGGAACTCATCTTATTTTCATGACAATTTCCCACTAGCCACTAATCAGAACGTGTTGTTACCCTATCTTGAAAGTATTGTTAATCACCCAATACTCTGCAAAGGCACGAGATTGTGGAGGGTAGTTATGGGGAGGGTAGTTAAATGAGTGGATTGAACAGCGAGTGCTTGTCTAGTTTTGAGATGATCTTGTTTCCATTGATGCTC of the Osmerus mordax isolate fOsmMor3 chromosome 17, fOsmMor3.pri, whole genome shotgun sequence genome contains:
- the kera gene encoding keratocan codes for the protein MTFLLTLLTSLLLVGPALGQDMTYEEVLTQLQGCPSECRCPPNFPNAVYCDNKGLKHIPNIPPHTWYLYLQNNLIDVISKDALRNATQLRWLNLNRNKLTSKGVEEGVLADMPRLVHLFMDDNLLASVPSGLPSNLEQLRLSRNRISKIPAGVFSGMSRLTLLDLQGNKLQDDAVTEVSLKGLSSLVQINLAKNQLSSMPPGLPPSTAQIFLDGNNIEKIPAEYFKGLPKVAFLRLNRNKLGNSGLPKNVFNISSMLDLQLSHNQLTEVPLIPSGLEHLHLDHNRIKSVNGSEICPVSAEVLEDYVNDSVPRLRYLRLDGNQIKPPIPRDVITCFRLLQSIVI